The following proteins are encoded in a genomic region of Brachypodium distachyon strain Bd21 chromosome 1, Brachypodium_distachyon_v3.0, whole genome shotgun sequence:
- the LOC100835454 gene encoding peptide chain release factor PrfB2, chloroplastic yields MASRLLTRSTAAVLLSHLRSRAPNPTHHILPHGTAMSSLLGPTHGLPATARSCPLREPARWFSSPAPVVEAPRTADGMTVDAIADKGWTILAEAESDWRSHAAAVAQSIKLIKKRLKWKWLLERSKQLAVVLERPDLWEDPVFAGKVSREQGELMGKIKSVNQFEQELMEHIDMLRLAREEGDNELETESMRALADMRRNAKEKELNALLSGDNDSYPCFIEVQAGAGGIESMDWAAMVMNMYRSWAQRRGYAVTVVEEMPGEVAGIKRATIKVDGDYAFGYAKSEIGVHRLVRISPFDSGKRRHTSFAAVAVIPILGDASSRYQINDSDLRIERFRSGGPGGQHANTTESAVRIVHIPTGTTATCQNERSQHMNKASAMAVLQSRLDQLEITRQAQMNAEHTQSLSEISWGNQIRSYVLHPYRMVKDLRTNYEVSDPDSVLEGDLDDFIFNFLSSSLDKDDGNV; encoded by the exons ATGGCTTCCCGCCTCCTAACCAGATCAACGGCCGCGGTCCTCCTCTCCCACCTCCGCTCCAGGGCCCCGAACCCTACCCACCATATCCTCCCCCATGGCACTGCCATGTCCTCCCTTCTGGGGCCCACTCACGGCCTTCCTGCTACCGCCAGATCATGCCCCCTTCGCGAGCCGGCTCGGTGGTtctcttccccggcgccggtggtGGAGGCGCCGAGGACCGCTGACGGTATGACGGTAGACGCGATCGCCGACAAGGGGTGGACGATCCTCGCCGAGGCCGAGAGCGACTGGCGcagccacgccgccgccgtcgcacAGTCCATCAAGCTTATCAAGAAGCGCCTCAAG TGGAAATGGTTACTGGAGAGATCGAAGCAATTAGCTGTGGTATTGGAGAGGCCAGATCTCTGGGAGGATCCAGTTTTCGCTGGGAAGGTTAGCCGTGAGCAAGGCGAGCTCATGGGCAAGATTAAGTCAGTGAACCAATTCGAGCAGGAATTGATGGAGCACATCGACATGTTGAGGCTTGCACGCGAAGAGGGTGATAATGAACTCGAAACG GAATCCATGAGAGCATTAGCCGATATGAGAAGAAATGCAAAGGAGAAAGAACTCAATGCGTTGCTTTCTGGAGACAATGACTCTTACCCTTGTTTCATTGAG GTTCAAGCAGGAGCCGGAGGCATTGAGAGCATGGATTGGGCTGCCATGGTTATGAACATGTATAGATCATGGGCTCAACGACGTGGATACGCAGTCACTGTAGTAGAAGAAATGCCTGGTGAAGTAGCAGGAATCAAG AGGGCTACTATCAAAGTTGATGGTGACTATGCATTTGGATATGCCAAATCGGAAATAGGAGTTCATAGATTAGTGCGGATTTCTCCATTCGACAGTGGAAAGCGGCGGCACACTTCCTTTGCTGCTGTGGCTGTAATACCTATTCTTGGTGATGCCTCTAGCAGATACCAGATAAACGATTCAGATCTTCGGATAGAACGCTTTCGTTCTGGTGGACCTGGTGGCCAGCATGCCAACACAACAGAAAGTGCTGTTAGAATTGTGCACATCCCAACTGGTACAACGGCAACTTGTCAAAATGAGAG ATCACAACATATGAATAAGGCATCAGCAATGGCAGTGCTCCAATCTAGGCTCGATCAGCTTGAGATTACCCGTCAAGCACAGATGAATGCAGAGCACACACAATCTCTCTCTGAAATAAGCTGGGGCAACCAAATAAGATCTTATGTGCTCCAT CCATACCGTATGGTCAAAGATCTCAGGACTAACTATGAAGTGTCTGATCCTGATTCAGTCCTGGAAGGCGACCTAGATGATTTCATCTTCAACTTTTTGTCATCATCATTGGATAAAGATGATGGAAATGTCTGA
- the LOC100836379 gene encoding outer envelope pore protein 16-2, chloroplastic isoform X1: MSTHEARKFVDEVRGLEKNWMLDLGHPLLNRVADSFAKAAGIGAIQAVTRDSYFMAVEGESGGTGAVSDATGTRKRTFGDIKAGTNNSKSAEDMVKSVSKESFQWGLAAGMHSGLTYGLKEVRGTHDWKNSAVAGAVTGAAVALTSENASHEQIVQCAITGAALSAAANVLSDIL, from the exons ATGAGCACCCACGAGGCACGCAAGTTCGTGGACGAGGTGCGTGGCCTGGAGAAGAACTGGATGCTCGACCTCGGCCATCCCCTCCTCAACCGCGTTGCCGACAGCTTcgccaaggctgccggg ATCGGCGCGATCCAGGCCGTCACACGGGACTCCTACTTTATGGCCGTCGAAG gtgaGTCGGGGGGCACCGGGGCGGTGTCGGACGCCACCGGCACCAGGAAACGAACGTTCGGGGACATCAAAG CAGGGACGAACAACAGCAAGTCAGCCGAGGACATG GTGAAAAGCGTGAGCAAAGAGTCGTTCCAGTGGG GGCTTGCCGCTGGGATGCACTCTGGCCTGACCTACGGCCTCAAAGAGGTGCGCGGGACACACGACTGGAAGAACAgcgcggtggccggcgccgtGACCGGCGCGGCGGTCGCGCTGACCTCGGAGAACGCCTCTCACGAGCAGATCGTCCAGTGCGCCATCACCGGCGCCGCGCTGTCCGCGGCCGCCAACGTGCTCTCGGATATACTTTGA
- the LOC100836379 gene encoding outer envelope pore protein 16-2, chloroplastic isoform X2, with translation MSTHEARKFVDEVRGLEKNWMLDLGHPLLNRVADSFAKAAGIGAIQAVTRDSYFMAVEGESGGTGAVSDATGTRKRTFGDIKGTNNSKSAEDMVKSVSKESFQWGLAAGMHSGLTYGLKEVRGTHDWKNSAVAGAVTGAAVALTSENASHEQIVQCAITGAALSAAANVLSDIL, from the exons ATGAGCACCCACGAGGCACGCAAGTTCGTGGACGAGGTGCGTGGCCTGGAGAAGAACTGGATGCTCGACCTCGGCCATCCCCTCCTCAACCGCGTTGCCGACAGCTTcgccaaggctgccggg ATCGGCGCGATCCAGGCCGTCACACGGGACTCCTACTTTATGGCCGTCGAAG gtgaGTCGGGGGGCACCGGGGCGGTGTCGGACGCCACCGGCACCAGGAAACGAACGTTCGGGGACATCAAAG GGACGAACAACAGCAAGTCAGCCGAGGACATG GTGAAAAGCGTGAGCAAAGAGTCGTTCCAGTGGG GGCTTGCCGCTGGGATGCACTCTGGCCTGACCTACGGCCTCAAAGAGGTGCGCGGGACACACGACTGGAAGAACAgcgcggtggccggcgccgtGACCGGCGCGGCGGTCGCGCTGACCTCGGAGAACGCCTCTCACGAGCAGATCGTCCAGTGCGCCATCACCGGCGCCGCGCTGTCCGCGGCCGCCAACGTGCTCTCGGATATACTTTGA
- the LOC100828562 gene encoding argininosuccinate lyase, chloroplastic isoform X1 encodes MSTMTPRGRSSSHRRTRCKCAGGAHRATPCCFNPLRSLFRCPGRGRSRSRHSRSRTPSRVRDASAAGIGAEHAQQGQEPSFFVYAMPADGSAGAENNNKKKKHRKPPCLPSMSIRACFLRKKNKKKERKAIAIARRQALTPAPSMVTHPPRSPPASEFTPAATPAVSQPPSPPAVPESGNVSNSPATPGRKLPATPQPTDSAWATFPPQQVDGLQIVELATGERLSAHGVGLIEMVGSDDDSAVSSMKSSLEFINEPPPPRSQQPAAVVKAREQPTLWLNGGAAKAGSTGARFAEPLVVAEANELWAHDIECSRAHADMLAETGLITTGDRDIILEGLDHIEKQIQDGKFEWRKDREDVHMNIEAALIERVGEPAKKLHTARSRNDQVVTDLRLWCRDAIDKILIRIKQFQVSLVLLASKYVDLIVPGYTHLQRAQPVLLPHLLLSYVEQLERDAGRLVDCRERLNFCPLGACALAGTGLPIDRFKTAKDLKFTAPMKNSIDAVSDRDFVLEFLAANSIAAIHLSRIGEEWVLWASEEFGFLTPSDSVSTGSSIMPQKKNPDPMELVRGKSARVVGDLMTVLVLCKGLPQAYNRDLQEDKEPLFDSVKAILGMLEVCSEFAQNISFNSKRIKSSLPAGYLDATTLADYLVKKGVPFRTSHEIVGRCVALCVSKNCQLTELKMDDLKAVHPVFETDVFAYLGVENAVNKFVSYGSTGSKQVKKQLEDWRVQLGINP; translated from the exons ATGTCCACGATGACGCCTCGCGGCCGGTCGTCGTCCCACCGCCGCACCCGGTGCAAATGCGCTGGCGGCGCTCACCGCGCCACGCCGTGCTGCTTCAACCCGCTGAGGTCCCTCTTCCGGTGCCCCGGCCGTGGGCGCAGCCGCAGCAGGCACAGCAGGAGCCGGACGCCGTCCAGGGTACGCGACGCGTCAGCGGCAGGCATCGGCGCCGAGCACGCGCAGCAAGGTCAGGAGCCGTCCTTCTTCGTCTACGCCATGCCGGCCGATGGCAGCGCCGGTgccgagaacaacaacaagaagaagaagcacaggAAGCCGCCTTGCCTCCCGTCCATGTCCATCCGCGCGTGCTTCCTccggaagaagaacaagaagaaggagcgGAAGGCCATCGCCATCGCCCGCCGCCAAGCGCTCACGCCAGCGCCGTCGATGGTGACGCACCCGCCACGCTCCCCGCCGGCATCGGAGTTCACgcccgccgcgacgccggccgTGTCCCAACCGCCTTCGCCGCCCGCGGTTCCTGAGAGCGGCAACGTTAGTAATTCGCCTGCAACGCCCGGCCGGAAATTACCCGCGACGCCGCAGCCGACGGACTCGGCATGGGCGACGTTCCCGCCGCAGCAGGTTGACGGGCTGCAGATCGTCGAGTTGGCGACGGGCGAGCGGCTGTCCGCGCACGGCGTCGGGCTCATCGAGATGGTTGGCAGCGACGACGACTCCGCGGTGTCGTCGATGAAGTCGTCGCTGGAGTTCATCaacgagccgccgccgccgcggtcccAACAACCAGCGGCGGTGGTGAAGGCCAGGGAGCAGCCAACGCTGTGGCTTAACGGGGGTGCAGCGAAGGCCGGGAGTACTGGAGCGCGGTTTGCCGAGCCGCTTGTGGTGGCGGAGGCCAATGAGTTGTGGGCGCACGACATCGAGTGCAgccgcgcccacgccgacATGCTCGCCGAGACG GGTTTGATAACCACTGGTGATAGGGATATTATATTGGAGGGTCTTGATCATATCGAGAAGCAGATCCAAGATGGCAAGTTTGAGTGGAGAAAGGACCGGGAAGACGTACACATGAACATTGAGGCAGCTCTGATTGAGAGGGTTGGCGAGCCAGCTAAGAAGCTACATACCGCCAGGAGCCGCAATGACCAAGTTGTGACAGATCTTAGGCTATGGTGCCGTGATGCTATTGACAAGATTTTGATTCGCATCAAACAGTTTCAG GTGTCTCTGGTTTTGCTGGCGTCAAAATATGTTGACTTAATTGTCCCTGGTTATACTCATCTTCAAAGGGCACAGCCTGTTTTGTTGCCACATCTTCTCTTATCGTATGTTGAGCAG TTGGAGCGTGATGCTGGCCGCCTGGTCGACTGCAGAGAAAGATTGAATTTCTGCCCACTCGGTGCTTGTGCTTTGGCCGGAACTGGACTTCCCATTGATAGGTTCAAAACTGCTAAAGATTTGAAGTTTACAGCTCCGATGAAGAACAG TATTGATGCAGTATCTGATCGTGACTTTGTATTGGAGTTTCTTGCTGCCAATTCAATTGCTGCTATTCATCTTTCACGCATTGGTGAAGAATGGGTTTTGTGGGCATCAGAGGAGTTTGGGTTCTTGACACCAAGTGACTCGGTTTCAACTGGAAGCAGTATTATGCCACAGAAGAAAAATCCAGATCCAATGGAGCTTGTTCGTGGGAAATCTGCTAGGGTTGTTGGTGATCTCATGACTGTCCTAGTCCTCTGCAAAGGCCTTCCACAGGCTTACAATCGTGATCTGCAG GAAGACAAGGAACCCTTATTTGACAGTGTGAAGGCCATACTAGGAATGCTTGAAGTATGTAGCGAGTTTGCTCAAAATATCTCTTTCAAttcaaaaagaataaaaagtTCGCTGCCTGCTGGCTATCTGGATGCAACAACGCTAGCAGATTATCTTGTGAAGAAG GGCGTTCCATTCAGAACTTCTCACGAGATAGTTGGAAGGTGTGTAGCTCTATGTGTGTCCAAGAACTGTCAGCTCACAGAACTAAAAATGGATGACCTAAAAGCAGTCCACCCTGTCTTTGAGACCGACGTCTTTGCATATTTGGGTGTTGAAAACGCCGTCAACAAGTTCGTATCTTACGGTTCTACAGGTTCAAAACAAGTAAAAAAGCAACTTGAAGATTGGCGCGTTCAACTTGGGATCAATCCATAA
- the LOC100828562 gene encoding argininosuccinate lyase, chloroplastic isoform X2 — protein sequence MAATSQSLLYPAPTSLRRARLAFYTRDAVTLRRRPAFPAVAGASTPMSSSESEEKKESKLWGGRFEEGVTDAVERFTESISYDWQLYKYDIVGSKAHASMLAAQGLITTGDRDIILEGLDHIEKQIQDGKFEWRKDREDVHMNIEAALIERVGEPAKKLHTARSRNDQVVTDLRLWCRDAIDKILIRIKQFQVSLVLLASKYVDLIVPGYTHLQRAQPVLLPHLLLSYVEQLERDAGRLVDCRERLNFCPLGACALAGTGLPIDRFKTAKDLKFTAPMKNSIDAVSDRDFVLEFLAANSIAAIHLSRIGEEWVLWASEEFGFLTPSDSVSTGSSIMPQKKNPDPMELVRGKSARVVGDLMTVLVLCKGLPQAYNRDLQEDKEPLFDSVKAILGMLEVCSEFAQNISFNSKRIKSSLPAGYLDATTLADYLVKKGVPFRTSHEIVGRCVALCVSKNCQLTELKMDDLKAVHPVFETDVFAYLGVENAVNKFVSYGSTGSKQVKKQLEDWRVQLGINP from the exons ATGGCTGCCACCTCCCAGTCCCTCCTCTACCCAGCGCCCACCTCCCTCCGCCGTGCCCGCCTCGCCTTCTACACCCGCGACGCTGtcaccctccgccgccgccccgcttTCCCAGCCGTCGCGGGGGCTTCCACCCCGATGTCGTCCTCGGAGAGCGAGGAGAAGAAAGAGTCCAAGCTGTGGGGCGGGCGCTTCGAGGAAGGCGTCACCGACGCCGTCGAGCGCTTCACGGAGTCCATCTCCTACGATTGGCAGCTATACAAGTATGACATCGTGGGTAGCAAGGCCCACGCCTCCATGCTCGCCGCCCAG GGTTTGATAACCACTGGTGATAGGGATATTATATTGGAGGGTCTTGATCATATCGAGAAGCAGATCCAAGATGGCAAGTTTGAGTGGAGAAAGGACCGGGAAGACGTACACATGAACATTGAGGCAGCTCTGATTGAGAGGGTTGGCGAGCCAGCTAAGAAGCTACATACCGCCAGGAGCCGCAATGACCAAGTTGTGACAGATCTTAGGCTATGGTGCCGTGATGCTATTGACAAGATTTTGATTCGCATCAAACAGTTTCAG GTGTCTCTGGTTTTGCTGGCGTCAAAATATGTTGACTTAATTGTCCCTGGTTATACTCATCTTCAAAGGGCACAGCCTGTTTTGTTGCCACATCTTCTCTTATCGTATGTTGAGCAG TTGGAGCGTGATGCTGGCCGCCTGGTCGACTGCAGAGAAAGATTGAATTTCTGCCCACTCGGTGCTTGTGCTTTGGCCGGAACTGGACTTCCCATTGATAGGTTCAAAACTGCTAAAGATTTGAAGTTTACAGCTCCGATGAAGAACAG TATTGATGCAGTATCTGATCGTGACTTTGTATTGGAGTTTCTTGCTGCCAATTCAATTGCTGCTATTCATCTTTCACGCATTGGTGAAGAATGGGTTTTGTGGGCATCAGAGGAGTTTGGGTTCTTGACACCAAGTGACTCGGTTTCAACTGGAAGCAGTATTATGCCACAGAAGAAAAATCCAGATCCAATGGAGCTTGTTCGTGGGAAATCTGCTAGGGTTGTTGGTGATCTCATGACTGTCCTAGTCCTCTGCAAAGGCCTTCCACAGGCTTACAATCGTGATCTGCAG GAAGACAAGGAACCCTTATTTGACAGTGTGAAGGCCATACTAGGAATGCTTGAAGTATGTAGCGAGTTTGCTCAAAATATCTCTTTCAAttcaaaaagaataaaaagtTCGCTGCCTGCTGGCTATCTGGATGCAACAACGCTAGCAGATTATCTTGTGAAGAAG GGCGTTCCATTCAGAACTTCTCACGAGATAGTTGGAAGGTGTGTAGCTCTATGTGTGTCCAAGAACTGTCAGCTCACAGAACTAAAAATGGATGACCTAAAAGCAGTCCACCCTGTCTTTGAGACCGACGTCTTTGCATATTTGGGTGTTGAAAACGCCGTCAACAAGTTCGTATCTTACGGTTCTACAGGTTCAAAACAAGTAAAAAAGCAACTTGAAGATTGGCGCGTTCAACTTGGGATCAATCCATAA
- the LOC100836684 gene encoding universal stress protein PHOS32 isoform X1 produces the protein METEGRRILVAVDEGDESVHALRWCLANFAAPGDTVVLLYVRPPPPTYSLLDASAPLGYLFAEEATAAIDGYSREVAESVVQKARKLCALYSREYGRANGGMKVEVKVSVGDARSVICEMVDELGADVLVMGSHGYGLFKSPVFSMVLQSSSGECQRLLRQEREPPRSHREVMKGMELVFE, from the exons ATGGAGACCGAGGGCCGACGGATACTGGTTGCCGTGGACGAGGGCGACGAGAGCGTCCACGCGCTGCGGTGGTGCCTCGCCAACTTCGCCGCGCCCGGAGACACCGTCGTCCTGCTCTAcgtccgcccgccgccgcccacgtaCTCCCTGCTCGACGCCTCCG CTCCGCTAGGCTATCTGTTCGCTGAGGAGGCGACCGCCGCGATCGACGGCTACAGCCGGGAGGTGGCGGAATCGGTGGTGCAGAAAGCGCGGAAGCTCTGCGCGTTATACAGCCGGGAGTACGGCAGAGCGAACGGTGGGATGAAAGTGGAAGTGAAGGTGTCGGTTGGGGACGCCAGGAGCGTCATCTGCGAGATGGTGGACGAGCTTGGAGCTGACGTGCTGGTGATGGGAAGCCATGGCTATGGCCTCTTCAAGAG TCCTGTGTTCTCGATGGTTTTGCAGAGCTCTTCTGGGGAGTGTCAGCGATTACTGCGTCAGGAACGCGAACCGCCCCGTTCTCATCGTGAAGTCATGAAAGGGATGGAACTGGTTTTTGAGTGA
- the LOC100836684 gene encoding universal stress protein PHOS32 isoform X3, giving the protein METEGRRILVAVDEGDESVHALRWCLANFAAPGDTVVLLYVRPPPPTYSLLDASAPLGYLFAEEATAAIDGYSREVAESVVQKARKLCALYSREYGRANGGMKVEVKVSVGDARSVICEMVDELGADVLVMGSHGYGLFKRALLGSVSDYCVRNANRPVLIVKS; this is encoded by the exons ATGGAGACCGAGGGCCGACGGATACTGGTTGCCGTGGACGAGGGCGACGAGAGCGTCCACGCGCTGCGGTGGTGCCTCGCCAACTTCGCCGCGCCCGGAGACACCGTCGTCCTGCTCTAcgtccgcccgccgccgcccacgtaCTCCCTGCTCGACGCCTCCG CTCCGCTAGGCTATCTGTTCGCTGAGGAGGCGACCGCCGCGATCGACGGCTACAGCCGGGAGGTGGCGGAATCGGTGGTGCAGAAAGCGCGGAAGCTCTGCGCGTTATACAGCCGGGAGTACGGCAGAGCGAACGGTGGGATGAAAGTGGAAGTGAAGGTGTCGGTTGGGGACGCCAGGAGCGTCATCTGCGAGATGGTGGACGAGCTTGGAGCTGACGTGCTGGTGATGGGAAGCCATGGCTATGGCCTCTTCAAGAG AGCTCTTCTGGGGAGTGTCAGCGATTACTGCGTCAGGAACGCGAACCGCCCCGTTCTCATCGTGAAGTCATGA
- the LOC100836684 gene encoding universal stress protein PHOS34 isoform X2 produces METEGRRILVAVDEGDESVHALRWCLANFAAPGDTVVLLYVRPPPPTYSLLDASGYLFAEEATAAIDGYSREVAESVVQKARKLCALYSREYGRANGGMKVEVKVSVGDARSVICEMVDELGADVLVMGSHGYGLFKSPVFSMVLQSSSGECQRLLRQEREPPRSHREVMKGMELVFE; encoded by the exons ATGGAGACCGAGGGCCGACGGATACTGGTTGCCGTGGACGAGGGCGACGAGAGCGTCCACGCGCTGCGGTGGTGCCTCGCCAACTTCGCCGCGCCCGGAGACACCGTCGTCCTGCTCTAcgtccgcccgccgccgcccacgtaCTCCCTGCTCGACGCCTCCG GCTATCTGTTCGCTGAGGAGGCGACCGCCGCGATCGACGGCTACAGCCGGGAGGTGGCGGAATCGGTGGTGCAGAAAGCGCGGAAGCTCTGCGCGTTATACAGCCGGGAGTACGGCAGAGCGAACGGTGGGATGAAAGTGGAAGTGAAGGTGTCGGTTGGGGACGCCAGGAGCGTCATCTGCGAGATGGTGGACGAGCTTGGAGCTGACGTGCTGGTGATGGGAAGCCATGGCTATGGCCTCTTCAAGAG TCCTGTGTTCTCGATGGTTTTGCAGAGCTCTTCTGGGGAGTGTCAGCGATTACTGCGTCAGGAACGCGAACCGCCCCGTTCTCATCGTGAAGTCATGAAAGGGATGGAACTGGTTTTTGAGTGA
- the LOC100836684 gene encoding universal stress protein PHOS34 isoform X4 — protein METEGRRILVAVDEGDESVHALRWCLANFAAPGDTVVLLYVRPPPPTYSLLDASGYLFAEEATAAIDGYSREVAESVVQKARKLCALYSREYGRANGGMKVEVKVSVGDARSVICEMVDELGADVLVMGSHGYGLFKRALLGSVSDYCVRNANRPVLIVKS, from the exons ATGGAGACCGAGGGCCGACGGATACTGGTTGCCGTGGACGAGGGCGACGAGAGCGTCCACGCGCTGCGGTGGTGCCTCGCCAACTTCGCCGCGCCCGGAGACACCGTCGTCCTGCTCTAcgtccgcccgccgccgcccacgtaCTCCCTGCTCGACGCCTCCG GCTATCTGTTCGCTGAGGAGGCGACCGCCGCGATCGACGGCTACAGCCGGGAGGTGGCGGAATCGGTGGTGCAGAAAGCGCGGAAGCTCTGCGCGTTATACAGCCGGGAGTACGGCAGAGCGAACGGTGGGATGAAAGTGGAAGTGAAGGTGTCGGTTGGGGACGCCAGGAGCGTCATCTGCGAGATGGTGGACGAGCTTGGAGCTGACGTGCTGGTGATGGGAAGCCATGGCTATGGCCTCTTCAAGAG AGCTCTTCTGGGGAGTGTCAGCGATTACTGCGTCAGGAACGCGAACCGCCCCGTTCTCATCGTGAAGTCATGA
- the LOC100836996 gene encoding uncharacterized protein LOC100836996, which translates to MGNLVSAAGAKSGGGKVVMADGSVRALSEPVSVAELMMDHPRHFVVDAHALRQQEKHHQQQRKAATKVAPLPADHVLGAGGVYVLLPAVRGKVSADEARRVLASASLARSRSMPGELRRKLSFRKSREEAGDERSAPLAEVDRTEETEAISAEGFEELRPEFLSRELSIRGWKPSLNTIEERVMPKKVSHWLF; encoded by the coding sequence ATGGGGAACCTGGTCTCGGCGGCTGGAGCGAAGAGCGGCGGAGGGAAGGTGGTGATGGCGGACGGGAGCGTGCGGGCGCTGAGCGAGCCGGTGTCCGTGGCGGAGCTCATGATGGACCACCCGCGCCACTTCGTCGTCGACGCGCACGCGCTGCGGCAGCAGGAGAAgcaccatcagcagcagcgGAAGGCCGCCACCAAGgtcgcgccgctgccggccgaCCACGTTctgggcgccggcggggtGTACGTCCTGCTGCCGGCCGTCCGCGGCAAGGTGTCGGCCGACGAGGCGCGGCGCGTGCTCGCCTCGGCGTCGCTGGCGCGGTCAAGGTCGATGCCTGGCGAGCTGAGGAGGAAGCTCTCGTTCAGGAAGAGCCGGGAAGAGGCCGGTGACGAGCGGTCGGCGCCGTTGGCTGAAGTGGATAGGACGGAAGAGACGGAGGCGATCTCGGCGGAGGGTTTCGAGGAGCTCCGACCGGAGTTCTTGAGCCGGGAGCTGTCGATCAGGGGGTGGAAGCCGAGCCTAAACACCATCGAAGAGCGTGTCATGCCCAAGAAGGTGTCCCATTGGCTCTTCTGA